The following proteins are encoded in a genomic region of Channa argus isolate prfri chromosome 3, Channa argus male v1.0, whole genome shotgun sequence:
- the LOC137123209 gene encoding snaclec 5-like: MWSGGENVTYLNWDKGQPDNRDGVENAAQIWGNGKWNDCDEYSTMPFYCISVPNVEGKMSWEEALEHCRGTDRDLPSLLSEIQHLDAQEVIQLEDITDLVWIGLRFLNDRWLWMNGDSLVYEAWAQGDQDHLCPTQKRCGALSKTGLWKNWDCQDVLNFLCI; this comes from the coding sequence ATGTGGTCAGGAGGAGAAAATGTCACATACCTAAACTGGGATAAAGGTCAACCAGATAACCGAGACGGCGTAGAAAATGCTGCCCAAATCTGGGGTAATGGAAAATGGAATGACTGTGATGAATACAGCACTATGCCTTTTTACTGCATCAGTGTACCAAACGTGGAGGGGAAGATGTCCTGGGAGGAGGCTCTGGAGCACTGCAGAGGAACTGACCGTGATCTACCCAGCTTGCTCTCTGAGATACAGCACCTCGATGCCCAGGAAGTGATCCAACTTGAAGACATCACTGACCTAGTGTGGATTGGTCTGCGTTTTCTTAACGATCGCTGGCTGTGGATGAATGGTGACTCACTGGTGTATGAGGCCTGGGCCCAAGGAGATCAGGACCATTTGTGTCCGACACAAAAACGCTGTGGAGCTTTATCCAAAACAGGATTGTGGAAGAACTGGGACTGCCAGGATGTACTCAACTTCCTCTGCATCTGA